The DNA segment AGGATGCCGCCCACTTCGAGGTCGCCCGAGGACGTGTCGCCGATGAACTCGGCGATGTCGCCGTCGCGGATTTCGAGGTCACCCGACGAGGCGTCGAAGCTGAGCCAGCGCGCGATGGCCGTGCGGATGGTATAGTCGCCCGAGGAGCAGTCGAGGGTGATCTCGTCCGCTTCGAGGCGGTCCGCGTCGAGGTCGCCGGACGAGGAGTCGACCACGATCTCGTCGGCGGTGATGCTGCCGAGCGTCACGTCGCCCGAGGAGAGGTCGACGACGAGGCGGTCGCCGGAGAGTTCGTCGATGCGCACGTCGCCGGAGGAGACGTCGACCGTGGCGTCGATGTCGACAGGCACGCGGACGACGACGGTGAAGCTCGCGTTCCAGTTGCCCCAGTTGAACATCCGGCGCTCGGGGTCGCTGCGCACGACTAGGCGGTCGCCCTGCATGGCCGCGCTGTAGCGCTTGCGCTCGAAGACCTCGTCGGCGTCGCGTCCGCGCCCGGTGATCGTCACGCGCGCCTCGCCGCTCCCGTCGAGGGCCTCCACGATCACGTCCTCGGCGGAGAGGTCAACAAAGAGGTCGTCGATGGCGCTCGCGTCGAAGGTTTCGTCGAGGTAGACGGTGCCGTTCTGGGCGGTCGCGGGGAAAGCGACGAGCAGCAGGAGCAGGGGAGCGAGGAGGCGCGGGAGCATGGCAGGCAGGGTGGCGTCAAACGAAACCGGCGCGGAGCCGACGGACGGGAGTGCTCTACGAGCGCACCGCCGTGGGGTTACCTCGCCGCACCAGAAAACCCGCCCCCGCCCATGTCGTCGCTGTTCGCCCCCGCTCCTGGCCCCTCCCTCGCCCCCGCGTTCTTCGCGCGCCCGGCACTCGTCGTCGCACGCGATCTGCTCGGGCGGCTGCTCGTCCACACGCACGCCGACGGAACGCGCATCGCCGGGCGCATCGTGGAGACCGAGGCGTACCTCCGCGACGACCCAGCGATGCACGGCTGGAAGGCCACGTTCGGTCCCGACGGCGTCGTGCTGCCACAGGGACGTGCCGCGGACCTCTTCGCACCGCCGGGGACGGCCTATGTCTACCGGATCTACTACACCAACTGGCTCCTGAACGTGGTCACCGAGCCAGAAGGCACCGCCGGAGCCGTGCTCGTCCGCGCCCTCGAACCGGCCGACGGCCTCGCGGCGATGCGTGCCAACCGACCCGCCTCGGTGCGCCGCACGCGCGACCTCGCCAACGGGCCAGGCAAGCTCACGCAGGCGCTCGGCGTGGACGACGCGGCGTTTCACGGCACCGACCTCACGCGCCCGCCGCTCTGCTTCGAGGCGGGCACGCCGGTCGACGACGACGCCGTTGCCACGTCGAGCCGCATCGGACTCACGCGCGGCATCGACCTGCCCTACCGCTTCTTCCTCGACGGGCACCCGTGCGTGTCGCCGGGCGTGCCGAGCGACGTGAAGCAGCGGCCGTCGAAGCGGTGACCTGAGACGGTTCGGGTTCGCGCCTT comes from the Bacteroidota bacterium genome and includes:
- a CDS encoding DNA-3-methyladenine glycosylase, which encodes MSSLFAPAPGPSLAPAFFARPALVVARDLLGRLLVHTHADGTRIAGRIVETEAYLRDDPAMHGWKATFGPDGVVLPQGRAADLFAPPGTAYVYRIYYTNWLLNVVTEPEGTAGAVLVRALEPADGLAAMRANRPASVRRTRDLANGPGKLTQALGVDDAAFHGTDLTRPPLCFEAGTPVDDDAVATSSRIGLTRGIDLPYRFFLDGHPCVSPGVPSDVKQRPSKR
- a CDS encoding DUF4097 family beta strand repeat-containing protein, whose protein sequence is MLPRLLAPLLLLLVAFPATAQNGTVYLDETFDASAIDDLFVDLSAEDVIVEALDGSGEARVTITGRGRDADEVFERKRYSAAMQGDRLVVRSDPERRMFNWGNWNASFTVVVRVPVDIDATVDVSSGDVRIDELSGDRLVVDLSSGDVTLGSITADEIVVDSSSGDLDADRLEADEITLDCSSGDYTIRTAIARWLSFDASSGDLEIRDGDIAEFIGDTSSGDLEVGGILGSASVDLSSGSADLGIVKGRLNGSASSGDIRARLDLSSEAVVETSSGSITLAAPAGMNADVRLEGGSIRLAEGFAFSGEIERDEARGRLGSGGNRLVASSSSGRVTLRAE